The Fusarium falciforme chromosome 8, complete sequence region ACATATCTGCCAGACGAACTTATTGGACGACGATTCCTCGAGGAACGAGATTTAGGAACAGAAATTGATCCCGACTTGGAGATGGGAGGCACATGATGCCGGACTTGTGTAAAACGGAGTAGAACAAGCGCCGGAATGGATAATTGCATTGCACTGGAGTATGGTTGGGCTTGGATATCCCTAGACGGGTTTtgtaattatatagtaaaagtCCTTCAGGATGAAGGCAAGGCATCAAAAGTCATAAAATGTACAGATATAGCAAGTCTATTTGTAACTCCCTTTTCGTATGCATGTCGTGAGGAATATGCTGCCTTTCAAAATGCTAGTATCGTGATATCCTTCGCAACGCCATGATGAATAAACCAGACCtccaacgccatcatcatAATGTAATCAATGCCGCTTGTTCCATGTATCCATTTCCATTCCGTTGTTCAATCCTCTTGCGTCAAATCTATAAATCCAATCTCGCTCACCCGCACAACCCTcgccttgatgcccttgcGATCCAGAGCTGCTGTCTCCCTAGCCAGCCGCTCATCACGCTCGTCAGCATCCACCTCGACCTCTTTGAAGAAGCCCACATCACTGGCCCGCGGGATGAGTAACTTCTTCTTCCGCGCTGGGGCTGGACTGGGGCTTGCGTCTCGCTCCCGCGGGATAGATGGCTGGTGGCGCTTGGTGGGGGAGGTAGGAGAACGCGAGATGAGCTCAGATAGGGGCACGAGGCCATCAGAATCGCTATCGAAGGGGTCGTCATCAAAGGGGTCAACATCTTTTGACAGGGCTGAAGGCTTGGAGTGTGGGGGTGGGAGTTTAGGGGGGGATGGTTGAGAGTTTGAAATGTCAGTGTTGGACCTTTTGGTAAAAAAGTCCATAGATGTTTGCTTCAGCTTCGTAGGTTGAGACCCCTGAGATGAGCTCGATAGCTTCGGAAGCCTTGAACTCCGCGCCGTATTCCTCACCCTCTTCGGAGAGCCATCCGAAGCAAGGATTGAGCGTACTGTATCAGGGAACTCCTGAGCCCGAGGTTTTggggacggggacggggGAGGTGAATCCACCGGGCGGACGGGGCTAGATGTGATGACAATCGCTTCTTGTTCAtctgctggaggaggatTTCGCGGCCTAGGCATCACTTGTGAGCTGCCAAGTGTCCAAGGGTTCGTCTGCCTGGTGGGGCTGCCCAAGGTCGAAGACGTGGGTTGGTGCTTACTTGGCTCCAGGGGGGAGGGTATTCGGAGACGTCGCTGCGGCCGGGTcggcgatggcctcatcgGCCTGCCGAGTCCGGCGTCCTCCTTTGTCGTCGTCACTGGAGCAGGCTGAGATTTCGAGATTTGTACGTATTTGTCAAGGGCACCGGCGGGCATTccagtcttggccttggttcCGGAGGTCTTGATACCCGACTTGGACTTTGTTGTGGTATTCTTCCTTTTCTGGAGGGCCCTTTCTCGAGCATTGTGCTTTAGCTCAGCTTCAGCAACAATCTCTGGCACGCTTCTCCTGGCCAGCACCTCCAACGCCCAAATGCCGTAGCGCTCTGAAGGATCAAACGGTTTTGACTTAGACTTGGAGCCGGAAGTTTCCTCGATattctcggcctcgtcgatgTCGTCATCACTATTAAGTGCCAACCCTGTCCGGCCTTGAGTGATCGATTCATCCACTTCCTTGGACAAGTCGATTGGTATGATCTCCAGAGGAATGTGCTGCATGCGAACTTCAGGAACAAGATCACTCATAACGTGTGATCTAAATCCCGTGATCCCCTTGATGTAACCAGCATCATCGTAGCCCGTATCAAGCAGTTTGTTGATGAGCACAGCATGGGAAAGGACGCGAATAAACTTGATCGCGCCTATTCGATAGTCCCAGCCAAATATCTCGCGCGTGAATTCCCGCAGGTCCTCGATTTGAATCTCTCGCTCTTGGTAGATCTTGTCGCGGATTTCCCCTAAACTCGACTCTGGCGAAACCACAGGATGCGTATAGTAGCGTAGGATCTTGAAGTCGGGAAAGGTGTCTGGTATAACCAACGCCTTGTTTCGCCTTTTGAAGAAGTGGCTTTCGTTGGTACGGAGCTCGTGTACCAGCGACTTCTTCCAGGCCTGGATCCCTTCCTCGTCCGAAGTTTTCAAGCGACAGAGACTCTTGCCAAAGCctcccttggcagcctcaacAGCGACCTTGGGCCCGCATCCTGCGATTCCAACAGGATCATAGTCGCCTCCGCTCATCAGGGCGACAAGGACCATGCCCTCTCGGTCAAGGCCTTGGTCAACCAGGCGCATCTCTTCTTTGTCGATGAGCGACACATGTGTTGGGCACGTTTGGCGCTTCGACTGCGGAGACCATTGCCGTAGCATCTTTGTGCATCCAAACATGAGAGTGTCGACATCTTCACTCATGACGGCGTCGACGATGCCGTGCTGTTGCAACAGAGCGcactctgcctctgcctctcccGGCGCATCGTGAGTGGCGAACCCCAGCAAATGGATTAATCGTTTCGCTTGCGCATTCGATAATGCATCGCCACGACCGGATCGCTTGTTTCGCTTTATTTTAGGTTTGTAGGGGCCGTCGAACACAAATACGGGCTTGATGGGCGCTGCCAGAAGTCGAACGAGACGGTAGAAGAGGGTTCGAATCGCAGGGTTGGTGCCACCTGTAGCGCTGTTAGAGAGGCATATTGTAATATTGTTGTGGGAGTGAAATACCCTGGGCTACCTGGCTCTGGAACTGCCAAATAGCAATGTCAATGGCGATTCGAAAGGGCCGGCCCTCGTTGACCAGAGAATCGGCTGCAAGCTTTGCAAGGGCGACTCTTCTGCCCTCGCCGATCTCCTGGTAGATGCTACAAGAGTCAGCAAGGTATATCCGACTTGAGACAAGACAATATTTACCCCTTGATTCCCATCTGGCTCACAGAAAGCCCCCGAAGCGATCTGCTCACGGCATTCGAGGTCGATGATGTAGGTGAAGATTCACGGTGCAGCGCAGCCCCACGTCGCTGCGGTTACCAAGACGGCGtgttttctttcttatcGGCGCATCGGCCTCTCAAACGCCGACACCGACTTCAACACCCAGGCTCTACAGGTACAAGCACCCACCAACCAGCATCTTGCACAAAGCTGTACCCAACAAAGAGCGTcgcatcaccatcaacctcgagaaAAACACGCCCAGAGTCAAAGAGGATAGCCTGGTAACATACTCTTACTACCATGGCCTCGGGGGCAGGTCCTACGCTTGCTCATCGCAGCGTGGCCAGCATCCGAGGAGGTCCTCCTCAGGGGTCAGGCCCCTCCACTCCACACACCCCAAACCGCTCCATCACTTCCACCTACGGCTCACCGTCCACCATACGAGCTGATGACGATGTCATCGTGATTGAGCTTGGGTCACGCCACATTCGGGTGGGCTTCGCCGGCGACGCCTCTCCCAAGGCCACTCTCCAATGCAGCCCTGAAGATCAACGCCGTGCTGGTGACTATCGGGGTTGGGAGCAACCGAGACGGCCACCTGGGCTGGAGTGGTCCAAGGAGCATGAGTTTTGGCGGTTTGACCTGCGAGAAATTGATGTTGGCCTTTTCCAGGACAAGTTGGAGCGTGTAGTGCGAGATGCATTCACCAGGTATTTCTCCATCAAACTTTAGTTGATCCTCACTCACTCAAAGTCTAGATACCTGCTTATCGACTCTCGGCCTAGAAGGCTAGGTCTGGTCTTGGATTCCGCTGTTCCGGTGCCACTATTAACAGCTGTACTGGACACCATGTTCAACCGCTTCCAGGCTCCTACTATTTCTCTCATGTCAAGTCCAGTCATGTCCACAGTCGCCGCTGGCGTCCGATCTGCATTGGTCATCAACTTGGGATGGTCCGAGACGGTTGTAACCAGTATTTACGAATACCGAGAAGTAAAGAGCACACGAACTATTCGAGCAGGAAGGACGCTCCTCGACTCACTCTACGAAGCTATCCAACCATTACTCCCAGGAGAGCATGACGACAAGAAGCAAAGGTCCATCACGTTTGAGGAGTGCGAGGATATTATGTGCCGCTTGATATGGTGCAAGTCCTCCGAATTCAGGTCATCTCAGAGACAGTCGACACAATTAGAAACAGTCGACGAGCAAGAAGAACTCGAGGCCGAGTCGGCACAGGCTGGTGTTCCCACTGGAGTTGCCCAAATACCCATCACCACTGGCGCCCAGCCCACAACGATCGAAGTCCCTTTTGAAAAGCTGGCCGAGATTTGCGATGACGCCTTTTTCGACCCCTCGGCGAACCGGGCAACCTTCGATGACCACGACCTGCCAGTACACTTGCTCATATACCGCCATCTTCTGCAGCTTCCGATGGATGTGAGGGCAATCTGCATGTCGCGGATCATGTTTACGGGAGGCTGCTCCAATATCCTGGGCCTCAAACAACGAATTATTGATGACCTGTCAGCCATCGTCGATAAAAGAGGCTGGGAACCCGTCTTTGGCAAGGTTGTGGATCAGCGTCGAAGCACTGTCAGGCTCAACCGACAATCCAGCAGTTCATCACCCAGTGACGGATCCTCATCCCCATCACAGTCTGGGGAAGAAGTGGAAAAGCCTGTCAAGACCGCTGCTGATACCAAGCTTGAGTGGGATCCAATTGGTGCCAAGGTTGCACGACAGCGAGAGACGTCACCGCAAATGAAAGGCCAGATCCGGGTGCTTCATTCTCTCGGGCCATGGATCGGAGGTAGTCTTCTCTGCCAACTCAAGGTGCCATCAATAGCCATCATCGATCGTGAGATATGGCTGCAACAAGGCGTACAAGGAGCCTCTCGCCCGACGGAGGTGGACCTCAAGGCACAGCAGCGACAAAGCATGCAGGCTGGTGGTTACTCTCGAGGCGCCGGAGGACACCACGGTAATTGGACATTGGGGACATGGGGATTCTTGTGAGAAAGCGTTGGTGTTTAGAACTTTAGATGTGGAAGCTGAGATGTCATGACATGAAATGAGCACTATTATCAATGAACTTGGATGAAGCGTTGTGTGCAAGGTCATGAGTTGAGAAAATGAGAGATTTAGTAGACGCTTCAACCATTGAGGACGGACCAATATACCCCATTAGCAAACAAGATTGAATTTAAGTtacctcatctcatctctttAACCTGACAAGATTGGCTCACGAAATGTCAAAACTTCATGATCTCCgaggcttggccttgacgatAGTCGGGGTCGGATCGGCGCCGGGCTCGGGTTATTGCATAAGCCGAGCTCCATCGTTGCATGTCACCCGCCAAAGCTTCGGCGGGAGCCGCAACTGCCTCTAGACTACGTCAAGCTTCGAATCTCATTGAGCATTGAGGCCAAGCCCAACATGAACAGGACATTGACGCGCCTGACGTGTCGCAACCTTCAGGCGAGGACTCACCCGGCCCTGGTCCGCCGCTTCGCCGACGTCAAGAGGCCGCCCTCGGCTCCGAAGCCCATCGTCGACATCAAGGACATCCGCCAGAACCCGGATCTGTATCAGCAGACATGCGTCGAGAGGAACTACCGCCGTCAGGCCCAGAACCCGGCTCAGATTCTTGAGCTGCATGCCAAATGGCAGGATCTTCAGAGGCAGGGTCGTGCCCTTCGTGAACGATCTAATCTGCTGAGGCGCCAGCTCGCGAACCCGGCCACcagcagcgacgatgaggatctCAAGGAGGTGAAGCAATTGACCCGCGAGCAGATCCAGGAGGAGGCTCGGAACCTCAAGCAACAGCTTTCTATGATTGAAAAGGGCGAGTCGCAGGCGgtcgccaagatggaggagctggCGCTGGAACTCCCCAACCTCACTCACCAAGATACCCCCAAGGGTGACCAGCCTGAGGTGCTCAGCTACATCAATGATCCTCCTATTTTCCAGGAATCTCCCGAGGACAAGATCTGGCGCTCTCACGTTCATATTGGCTCTGAACTCGGCATCTTTGACTTTGCTGGGGCTGCCACTGCTTCTGGATGGGGATGGTACTATCTCCTTGGTGAGGCCGCTCAACTAGAGCAGGCCTTGGTTCAGTACGCTCTCGCCGTCGCAACCCGTCACGGCTGGACACAAGTATCGCCTCCAAGCATGGTTTACAGCCACATTGGCGCCGCCTGCGGTTTCCAGCCTCGCGACCAGAACGGCGAGCAACAAGTCTACACTATCTCCCAGTCAGCCGACGATATCGAGCGCGGCGTCCCTGAGATGTGCCTCACCGGAACATCCGAGATTGCCCTTGCTGGAATGAAGGCCAACACCACTATCGACCCGGAGGATCTACCCCTCAAGCGTGTCGCCGTCTCTCGATGCTATCGGGCCGAGGCTGGTGCCCGTGGCGCTGACACCAAGGGCTTGTACCGCGTTCATGAATTCACCAAGGTTGAGATGTTTGCATGGACAGCTGCGGATGAGGACGCCGCCCAGGATCTCTTTGACGAGATGCTCGACATGCAGACCGAGATCCTCTCCTCATTGGGTCTTTACTGCCGCATCCTCTCCATGCCAGCTCACGACCTAGGGGCGTCAGCCACCCGCAAGATCGATATGGAGGCCTTCTTCCCCAGCCGCAAGGGCAACTGGGGCGAGGTGACGTCTGCGAGCATGTGCACCGACTACCAGACCCGCCGTCTCGGCACACGAACCCGCGTCGACGGCAGACTCTCCTTCCCCTGGACGACCAACGGCACCGCCCTCGCCGTGCCGCGCGTGTTAGCGGCCATCCTCGAGAATGGATgggacgaggaggccaagactgTCGCGGTGCCAGAGTGTCTGCGGCCGTGGATGGACGGAAAGGAAAAGATTGGCCTTGGAGGTCGGAGGTCGAGCGTGGATCGCGTGTAAGCTTGTTTTGATGGGCCTGACTGGCTTCTTGTACGAGTTGAGTTCTATGGGACGGTGGCATGAACTGCTGTATTGACGAAAAAGAAAACTTTGATGTCTTGAGTAATAGTTGCAAGGGGGGCGTAATAATCTAGCCATGATAAATATAGGCACTCTTCTCGCGAAGGATGACTATCTGATCTACCCATCTAATTGTGATGTACTACAAACAATTCTTACATGAATCTACATGTTCTCGTTCTGGGCATATAGCAGCTAGAACCATCACCAAATCAAATCCTTCACCTTCTCCTCCCACCCCGGCATCCGAAACTCGATCCCCTGAGCTCCCCTCCAACGATACCATCcactcatcttcttcacagCACCAAGCCATCCCAGCTCCCCCTTTCTCCATGCCTTACTCCTCGTTCCATCACCGCGATGCTGCACGACATACACACCTCCATCAGAAGCAGTCGTCAATCTCGCCTCTCCACGCTCTGGATCTCCGCCGCTGGTGCGATACTGTCGTCGACGTGGTTGGCGACTATAACTCGTGTATCGATTCGCCTGGAAGCGGTTCTcgctgtggtggtggtctaGATCTAGGCCTTCGAGGACTTCTCCTGCTGCGACTTCCATCCATACGTCGAGTGTTCGAAGGTGGTCTGCGTATATGACGAGCAACGCAACGATGGAGGATAACCCAGATGCGAGCCAAAACACCCAGAATGCAGATCCTTCAGGACCGTAGGTTCCTTCAATGGAGAGAATTCCTGAAACAACAGTTAGGGGAAGGAGAAGGCCTCCCAGGTAGGCTATGCGATCGAGACTCCGCGCATTTGTGTCCTTCGGCTCGTCATGTGCTTCCTGAGATTGTATACTCAAAGCAATAGTGGCAGAGAGTTGTATCCGCCTCTGAAGACGTTCAGAGAGATATGTCCAGTCTGCAGACGTGACAGTGCTAAACTCTCCCCGACGCTCCATAGCTCTTGTTGCATCTGCGTTGGTCTCGAGGGCTCTGGCAATCATCCACTGAACATCCACAGTATCAGATCCCAAAGGAGGCAAAGAGTCGAATTTCTCAAGCCAAGAGTCGTACACAATCTCTGCTACGAGATCTTCCAGACCCCGCGTGTCGACGAGAGCTTGCCAGAGGGCATCTTCGAGTTCGGATCTCTGTGGTGGACGTTTTCCCTGTGATATGGATTCTGGGCGTGCCGTGCTCGGTGGTCTAGCGTATTGAGAAGGTCTTGAAGGACGTGGGGGTATTCGTAGGGGAAGGCCGTCGAGTAAGAGTATAGGCAGCCGATTCTTGATCGTGAGCGACGCCCGACAGATGCGAATACCTTCGCCATCCATTCctccatcatcgtcttcttcttccctttcACCCCTtcgtcttctcctctccgTCTCAGCAAACTCCCACGTCCACCCCCTCCCagtcttctccatctccatctccaacacaACACCCAAATCACACTCGCCCCTCATAaccaccatcctcctccatcccGGCCGCTCCGCCGTTGCCATCTCTTCCCTCAAATCCTCCGCATCGAGAATACCTTTTTGTCGACAGTTTTGTCCGTTCCACTCAAGAAGGTAAGGCCGTGATTGGAATTTCTCGGCGCCGGGGATGCCCCGCTCCGAGGACCGCCGGCGGGACCGGTGTCGGGGCTCCGAAGCCGGACGGTGCCGCGACATATTGAAAACTTGCGTAATTCTTCCCTTAGAGAGTGACTAATACGCAACTTATTGATAAATACAcagataaataaaaacaaGAGCGAAGCCGACTCTGTGAAACTCGGGAGTTTCGCCTCTTTTGTGTCTTTCCGTGCTATCCCGCCGAGATGTCAGCTCAGATCCCATGAGCGCCCTACCCATCATGCGAAAAGCTCTCAGGACGCGTATTCTCCATAATTCCATCAGGCAAACGCGCTCTCAACTGAGACTTTGTGCTTCTAAAGGGTCTCATCTAGGCAGATGAACCCCTGCGCCTCCATCAGCAAGACACCCGATAGTGTCTGGTAGTGTCTGGGTGTGGTCATGTGTGACTCCCACCGCGCAGATGACCCCTATACGATAGGAGCTTCACCACGCGACTTGTACACGCTTCCACACACCAAATCTTCACACAAGGCTGACTTAAATAAGCCCCGGGGCGACGGCTGCGTCAAAAGTCAAAGATCCTTTTTGCTCTATTGATTGATAGCTTCATGCACTCGCTCTCCGTCTTGGTTCAAACGGTCAAGACCAAACACATCATTGCTTTCTTTCCCGCTCTTCCCCAAACGCCAGACCAGAAGACGCCAATTTTGACGATAAATAAATGTGGAATGCCGAGCATTTCCTTTCCTACTTTCTTTCttgctttctttctttcttgaATCGCTGTCAACCGACATATATCAACCGCTCAACTggtctcatcctcctccttctcctccgctGTCTGTCTTCTCTTGGCCTTTCTTCTGCCCGCTGGCAATCTTTCGTCTAAAGGAGTGGCATCGAGTCGAATCATGGTGCAAATGCGTCGTAGGCGTCCCAGTGCAAGAATTTCAATCCGTGGTCCCGTGCGTGTACATGTGGTGAAATAGCCAGCCAGTAGCTCAAGGTAACTCGCCATCAACCCCTCCGGCTCTTCATATCAAGTCTTGTTTGGTGAGTTTGTTCTCTGGTCGATCTAACGATGGTCGTCGTCACCATCGTGGTGCAAGGTGACGCTGTTGAACTCGAGGAATGGGTCGGCAATGTCACCGCCAGGTGTCGCCAGTCCGCTATCCAGCGGCACCCCCTTCATTGCCTTGGATCCAGATAGGTCGACACTTTCGCTCTCTTTCACGTTACGGAAGTTGACGGTATCGATTCCTCGGCCAGCATGAGGAACGATGGGTGGCTTCATGTGGCGGATCAGCGCCCACTGCGTCGTCCGGAAGAATGGATGCGCCTTGATATCCGAAGCGCCAGCTCGGGCTCCCAGTCGCCGGTTCTCGTCTTTGATAAGTAGCTTGCGTATTAGTGACTTGCAAAGGCTGCAGTTTTTGGTTAGTCGTTATCCGCATTATGTTGGCGAGTGAACCTACTTGGAGACCTGGGCCGAGCCCGTGTGGTCTGGGAAGGGAATATCCTCTCGCAAAATGTTGGCAAAGGTGGCATTGCGGTTCTTTCCCTTGAACGGCGTTGTTCCGTAGAGCATCTCATATATGAGAATACCCAGTGTCCACCAATCAACGGCACTTGTGTGTCCGCTTCCCTTGATCACTTCGGGAGCGATATACTCTTCGGTGCCAACAAACGAGTTAGTTCGGAAGTTGGCAATACATGATCGCGTATCGATGGTTGGCAAAGCGTCCGTTCGAGCACCATTCTTACCGACAATCATGGTCGGCTTGCCACCAGGGTCTGACTGCTTGGACAAGTCAAAGTCCGAGAGCATAATGTGACCCGATTGGTGAAGCAGGATATCTGTTCCAACAGTCAGTCGTGTATTTGTCAGCATGGTGTTGTGGTGTACATACTCTCTGGCTTCAAGTCACGGTAAATGAAACCCATGAGATGCAGATACTCCAAAGCTGCTGTCACTTCTGCGGCATAGAAGCGAGCGTCTTCTTCGGGGATGCATTTTCCTGGGCGTGTTTGGAGGGCGCGGAAGAACTCGCCACCACTGCAGTATTCCATGCAGAGGTAGAGGTAATCTTCCGACTGGAACGAGTGGTATAATGTGACAATGAACGGGTGGTTACTTGTTGCCAGAATCTCCTGTTCGGCAAGGGCTCGCTTGATCTTGTTGCGCTTGATCATCTCCTTCTTGCTCAGTACTGTGACGGGTCAGTGACGGTTGCGGCTTGTAGAACATTTGGAACATACTCTTCATAGCGTAGAGCCTactgctcttcttctctctcacGAGATATACCTTTCCAACATCTCCCTTTCCAATAAGTTTGATCTTGTCGAAGCTAGACGGGCTGACTTCGACATTCCGAACCTTGATAGAATTGGAGCTGTACGTCCTACGGAAAGCCATGGCCGTGTTAGGGGCAGGGAGAGCAGCAAGGACGTcttcctcagcagccttggccttggcctcagctTCCTGTGCCTTTGTTGTCTCCATGAGGCCGAGGGAGCCCGAGCTAGCGTTGGCCAGGAGAGGATCCTTGCCCAGCTCGGCAGTCGCAGGACGTTCGCCATTAGAGGCGCCCTTTGAGAAGAGACCTTGGGCATTGGGGGCACTAGCAACTCTCCTGAGTCTTCGAGCAAGCTCTTCTTTTGTTTCGCTAGTTGCTTGGTCGACGCTGGTACCATCGGGACCCTCTACCTTGAGAGTAGGGGTATCGGGAGGGC contains the following coding sequences:
- a CDS encoding Serine--tRNA ligase, with the translated sequence MNRTLTRLTCRNLQARTHPALVRRFADVKRPPSAPKPIVDIKDIRQNPDLYQQTCVERNYRRQAQNPAQILELHAKWQDLQRQGRALRERSNLLRRQLANPATSSDDEDLKEVKQLTREQIQEEARNLKQQLSMIEKGESQAVAKMEELALELPNLTHQDTPKGDQPEVLSYINDPPIFQESPEDKIWRSHVHIGSELGIFDFAGAATASGWGWYYLLGEAAQLEQALVQYALAVATRHGWTQVSPPSMVYSHIGAACGFQPRDQNGEQQVYTISQSADDIERGVPEMCLTGTSEIALAGMKANTTIDPEDLPLKRVAVSRCYRAEAGARGADTKGLYRVHEFTKVEMFAWTAADEDAAQDLFDEMLDMQTEILSSLGLYCRILSMPAHDLGASATRKIDMEAFFPSRKGNWGEVTSASMCTDYQTRRLGTRTRVDGRLSFPWTTNGTALAVPRVLAAILENGWDEEAKTVAVPECLRPWMDGKEKIGLGGRRSSVDRV
- a CDS encoding Protein kinase domain-containing protein, encoding MPSSKNSNGTGGQVSHRLRNFFRMNTGGSTGSGSSDKEKDKTSAATTPDAASGSKSRHTKFFSNTVGRLRAHTVASEGNQLDEAMSPTAHANPYFAHQGQPGLRHHNADSVPPSPPDTPTLKVEGPDGTSVDQATSETKEELARRLRRVASAPNAQGLFSKGASNGERPATAELGKDPLLANASSGSLGLMETTKAQEAEAKAKAAEEDVLAALPAPNTAMAFRRTYSSNSIKVRNVEVSPSSFDKIKLIGKGDVGKVYLVREKKSSRLYAMKILSKKEMIKRNKIKRALAEQEILATSNHPFIVTLYHSFQSEDYLYLCMEYCSGGEFFRALQTRPGKCIPEEDARFYAAEVTAALEYLHLMGFIYRDLKPENILLHQSGHIMLSDFDLSKQSDPGGKPTMIVGKNGARTDALPTIDTRSCIANFRTNSFVGTEEYIAPEVIKGSGHTSAVDWWTLGILIYEMLYGTTPFKGKNRNATFANILREDIPFPDHTGSAQVSNLCKSLIRKLLIKDENRRLGARAGASDIKAHPFFRTTQWALIRHMKPPIVPHAGRGIDTVNFRNVKESESVDLSGSKAMKGVPLDSGLATPGGDIADPFLEFNSVTLHHDGDDDHR